The stretch of DNA TATGGAGTGACAAGGTctgccctgagcctcctcctctccaggctgaacactcccagctccctcagctgctccttgcaggatttgtgttccagacccctcaccagccttgctgtccttctctggactcactccagcccctcaacaTCCCTCCTGAGCTGAGGGCCCAGGACTGGgtacagcactccaggtgtggcctcaccagtgcccagtacaggggaagaatcactgccctgctcctactggccacaccattcctgatccaggccaggagccactggccttcctggccacctgggcacactgctggctcatgttcagctgctgtcagtcATAACCCCTGGTCCCCTCCTGCTTGgccactgtccagccactctgtccccagcctgtagcactgcagggGGTTGTGCTCAAAGTGTAGGACCTGGCACTTGGTTTTGTTGAACCTCCTATCACTGAACTCAGCTTCTGGATCCAGCCTGTGCAGGTCTCTCCCAGAGtcctcctaccctccagcacACAAACACTTGCACCCAACTTGGTGTCCTCTGCAAATTTGCTAATGTTAAACTCGatcccctcatccagatcatcaataaagataCTAACCAGGAACTTTTCACTGGGACACACTTTCTCCCATTGTGCTCCAAATACGAGCAGACACAAATAAAGGCCAAAATATGACATTCTACTGAAGCCCTGGGCTTTCTGATGCCTGTAGGCATCACACCTGGGCCAGCCAAGTGCACCTCTCCACCCCACTCCCCCCATTTCACAGCAAAAGATTCTAGTAATTACACTCTGAAACTCTGTAACAGGAACTTGCTCTGGCTTAGTGAATGAGCAACTGCAGAGCCAGAAGCATTTCTAGTTTTAGCCAGAATAGCAACATCTACTTTACTAGGGCTTTGCCAGTACTTCCATAACCCTGTAACTGACACTGAATATAGGGAAAGTTTATAACCTCAGATTATTTTATCTACtacattaaaatgaaagaagacCAAACTTCAGCAGCTTGCTTGTTTAGTACTAATTAAACTTTTCATTTGTGACCATGAGAAAGCATTGATTAGTTAAAAAATCCAGTCCAAAGTTTTAGCCTAGCTGTGATCAGGGCtatgggaaggaaggaaatgggatTCTGGCAGCAAAACTTGTTCTGTGTAAGAGCACTCAGCACTGTAAGAGtactcagcactgcagcttccaCCTGGCACTTGAGCTACAGCTGCCTGAACACAGCCAGAGTGAAAAATGAAGCCCTCACAAACAGCAAGGATGGATTCCTGTAGTGCTGACTTGCCCCACAGCTCAAGGGACTCGGGAGCCCACCAGGCTCCACCCAGCACACAGGAGCTGCAactggctgggacagggctctgcATCTGCACTTTGGGAACACAGGAATTCTGTCTTTGCTCTCAGCCTCttgttcctgcagtgccagctgaagAAATTCCATGCCCAGCTCCCAACTAAGCATAGCTTAAAATTAAGCACAGCTGAATTTAGGTTGCACCTTACCTTGAAAGTCTTTCCCTTGACAGCTCCTTATTGAGCATGCTGCCCACTGCAGTTCCTTAAGtatttcccactttttttcACAGATCCAGCCCTCTGCTGTTTTAGTATCTCAGCTTTAGGGTACGCTAAGGATAAAGTGAAGACAGAATGGGTCTAAGGTAGATATTTTGTTAAAGTACAGGCCACTAGAGGACAGATATTGAGGCACTTCTGAGAAGGGTATGAGCAACACAAGTGAAAGTAATTCTATATGCCCTTTTGCAAGTATctagctcctgccttccctctgcCAGCTAGGAGAGATCCACTAAGGAGAAGCTGCATCACACCTTTCAGGGTAACTGGACCCTGCAGTTTAAGGTTACTGTAATATATTTGCAGATGGGGGGAAGaaaacttccattttttaattcaCACCTCTTTAACAGAGCAGCCTCTCAGGTCTGTAGGAACAGTGCCATCTGAGCTTACCCCCCCCCTTTGGTGACTTCCATAAGGCCTGCCCCAGCTGTGACCACAGGACTCCAAACTCTGCAGAATTCAACCCCACAGCTGACCTTTTTAACTAATGGAGTGTTCCTAGAGGAAAGAGACTCATACAATAAATTTTCTGAATATGTGGTCGGTTCAAATTCTTGCTGATTTGCCAAATCAAAAAGACcccagaaggaaaagaacattATAAAGGACCAAGCAAGCAAAACATACTGTGCAACTGATGCCCCATGAAATGTAGCAACACACCAGACACTCAAAGCTTCTGCCTGACCATGAAAATGCCTAACACAGTCATTTAGTTTCCTTACTACTGCTGCCACCTTCTCACTGCTGTGCGTGGATGCCTTTTATTTCATGCCCCACTGTGCTCCTTGTGGCAATAAGTTTTTAACTTCTTCCCTTGCCAGCCTGGATTTATTCTTGTTTGTCCTCTACCCATCTCCACACTACTACTGAAACAAGCCCCTCTACAGAGAAGATGAAGTAACACCAGCTCCACCCTCCCCTATTGGTACACAAGTTATCCAGAGAGTCCACAGACTCCATCACTGCCTCAGAGTAACCTGCTGGGTGCCTAGAGGTGGGGCTGTACCAAAAGCAGGTTCATTGTCTTCAggaaggaggggctgcaggtTAAGAACACTTCTCTCCCACAGTGAACGTGCCCAGAGAACCCAAAGCCAACAGCAAagcaggagagccctgcccCAACCTGACCAAGCAATAAAGCTGCCCTTGCTACCTCAGAGACTGTACCATTCCCTGATAAACATGACATGTGAAAGGAAGCAAAGCTGTTCCTGCATGTCCATGGAGATAAGAGACCTCTCCTCCATGTGGGGGGAGCTCCTGCAAGGGGCCAGGAGGGGGAactgccctgctgggaaggcAGACACCAGAGAGCCCGTTTGGCATGAGGAGGTCCCAATGACCCCTtctggggacacagcacagcaatGAGTACCAGCAGGGCAccagaaaatggcaaaaaaaccaGTCAATTCCTTTTTGCAATGTGATAAaagatttgggtttgttttttttcttctctcataAGGCCAACCTGATATGTTTTGTACATGGAAGAAGAGCATCAATGATCAACAGTACAGTCCAGAACTCCAGAACTCCAAGTTCAGTCCACAGCTGCAGTATACACACAACCCTTCCTCTCAATAGTCAacttcacacacacagagttcaaAATCCAATAAGTTTTCTACAAAATCCATTTCAAAAAAGCTTACACAAAAATAATTCCTCAGAATCTGACACATTCTCTTTCCAGCATCCTGGGATAGGAAAATGCAGCAAGAATATCCTAAAATAGAGAATATGCTAAGACCTCTTCATTCTGAGATCCCTTAAGAAACAGGCTCATCAGGAGATGTACTGCAGATGTGGTTATTTAGAAATAAGAGTACCTTGTCTTTGTGCTTTGCGAAGACTCCCCCATAAGCTCATGTTTCATTTCTTACATTATCACAAGTTCCCATTCACCTTCCTCCATCTGGTCTAAGCCACAGTGCCAGCACCAACCCTCAGAGATCCATCAATTCTACCTGGGAAGCCCAAGGTGTTGCCCAcggagctgcagctggacaaGGACAGACACACAAATGTGCTGAAAGAGGAACACTTGCGGCTGGATCCCACTAAGGAGCAGGGCAGTACTTGAAAGGCTTCTCTCCACACACACGTCAGGTGTTGTGATTGCAGGAAGGgggatttcctttttttgccaAAGTTAATTACTCATAATTTGTGAACCTGTAAGTTGAGGTAATTACAGATTCACAGTCACAAAAGAAATCGCACTGAACAGCACTCCGGGCCAGGTCAGGAACAAGCAGATAGAGATGTTTAATGCTCTTTTGCTCAGTTACTAGAATCCATTGCTTTATGTATCTGGGATTCTGTCACAGGCAAGACCAAGTTAGGACTAAATACACTCTGTGCTTAACTTGGGAAAGACAATGCAGACTGCAGCGTGACACAGGACAGCAGAGCATTTAATATCTGAATTGCACTTGAGGCACTGGCCTTGCTTCCACACGGGTTTGCTCTATTTTTGCTGAATATACCCAGATATCAGAGTAGTGATCCCAAGGGCACCGTGTCCAGCATCAATTTCGTACCTCTGGTAACTGAAGGGCTTGCAGAAaggtgggctgggcaggagcagagcaaatGGATTCTCAAACCAGCAAACAGCAGTGTCCCTCccaccctcctgggcagcacctCTGCCCCAGGAACACCAGGATGCTCAGAGATAATACAGCTATAGAGAGGCAGCATCTTCACAGGATGGGGCTCCAGTAAACGTTAGGGACCAAAACCAGTGTGAGCCAAGAGGTAAGAATAAGCACTGTCCCACTGGGGCTTAGGAGGAACCTGGAAGGTTACGAGGAGCAGTGCTGTACCTGAGAGGAAGCTGAGACAAAAGGGACACCAGCCTCTCGCTACAGGACTCAGGTTGGCTAATGTTTGTTAGGAGAGGCTCGGGGGCGCAACGGGAAGTGACaagacagcacagctgcaataGCGGTCAATCTGAGAAGCCAAAATctccaggggctggcagcagctggctctccccttcccctggggattttttgttcCAGTTCCTAGAGTATGAGCACCCCTTTCTTCAGCACCTGCACTTTTAGTTCTTaaatttgcagattttttttgttatttattttttaaaaacaccccCGTACTTTAATCACGAAAAACCAGTCCCCGCCCCGATTCTACTAAAAACATGATTGTCCGTAGCTGGAGGCTTATTGAACAACCTCACCTCATCACCACTGAGTTACTCAAATGTCCAATTAAACAGCAGGCAGCTCAACCTTTAGGTAACACAACTACAAAAATTGGATGTGctctcttctctcctccctcctcctcgaGAGAGCTCCATTACTTTTTCCTAAGCGCCAGCGCTACTCCGACTGCCACAGCCAATATAGCGaccgcggcagccccgccgtACAGCAGTATAGATTTCCCTTCTGGCAACAGGATAGgcttctcctctgcagctgaggaTTTCTCTTCTATTTCTTCCAAATGGCCCTCTTTCCccgcttttttttcccctggaagtAGTATTTTCTCAGGTTCTGGTGCAGCCTTTTCTTCTGATGGGGCTAACTTTGGGACAGGTTTACTTAACACAGGGATTTCAGGTTCAACAAGctcttcagctgcttttcccttttcctcctgttttgtACGCAGAAGTGCCGAGGGATGTgctttttcagcagcagcaatttcaggttttatttcctgTAAAGAAGCAGAGGTTTCTGGAAATGCTGCCTGTATGgtctctgcagcaccagctggcaccactgctTCCTCAATCCCCTCTGGTATCTCTTCCTTCTCCACATGAACAATGTCGGAGTTGGAAGAGTtgttctcactcctctcttcaGCCCCTCCGTTGCTGTCCAGGCTTTTGACCTCTTCGGGATCCATGGCCACCTGCTGCCAGGACTCAGGTCCCAGGGACACTGGCAGGCTCTCCGTGTGCCAGCTCTGACTGGCCGACAGGGAGACGGGCAGGCCCTCCGACTGCCACGACGTGGTCACCGTGGGGGACTCTGGGGGGCTCACTTGCCCTGAGTTGTCACTGGTCAGGATGTAGATGTCATTGCTGTCCTCTGCAATGAGCCCGGGATACTCTTCCTCTTCGGATTCCAAAGTGAAGACTGTTCCCTACGAACAAAAAGGAGGACACAACACGTGAGTGATTCCTTCGGTGTTCCCTCCTGTATGGGACAGAACAGGACACCTGGAAACTTGGTGAGCTGGAAGAAAGATGAGAGGgcctctgcaggagcagcagctgcctgaccTACATTTCAGTAGGGATTACAGAACCCAGCTGGTCCAGCTGGCGTGTCCAGAGAATGGAACCCCTCACATGAGCTTTGCTGGgagctcctcctttccctgacT from Haemorhous mexicanus isolate bHaeMex1 chromosome 5, bHaeMex1.pri, whole genome shotgun sequence encodes:
- the BCL2L13 gene encoding bcl-2-like protein 13 isoform X1 gives rise to the protein MASATAVPVGFHYETKYVVLSYLGLLAQEKPQEHPPPPTQGTQQQLMAQHALEKEALEKIKIEIEEELKRLDEEILEAFTTTGFDCHTSPVFSPANPESSIEDCLAHLGEKVSQELKEHLHKALQSLLSKPVTYQEYRERTQEASAHASGWNKVLVPLVLLQQFLMELTRRGQEPLSALVNFGVTYLEDYSADYIIEQGGWGTVFTLESEEEEYPGLIAEDSNDIYILTSDNSGQVSPPESPTVTTSWQSEGLPVSLSASQSWHTESLPVSLGPESWQQVAMDPEEVKSLDSNGGAEERSENNSSNSDIVHVEKEEIPEGIEEAVVPAGAAETIQAAFPETSASLQEIKPEIAAAEKAHPSALLRTKQEEKGKAAEELVEPEIPVLSKPVPKLAPSEEKAAPEPEKILLPGEKKAGKEGHLEEIEEKSSAAEEKPILLPEGKSILLYGGAAAVAILAVAVGVALALRKK